One Thermodesulfobacteriota bacterium genomic region harbors:
- a CDS encoding FAD-dependent oxidoreductase has protein sequence MESSIDKKRVIRAAIIGSGPAGFYTAEHLLKQKGAGFEVDMFDRLPTPHGLVRSGVAPDHQKIKSVTKVYDKIASDPRFRFFGLVEFGKHVTLEDLKEHYHVVVFATGAQTDRKLGIPGEDLKGNHTATEFVAWYNGHPDYRRLTFDLSRETAAIIGVGNVAIDVARILCRTVEELKETDIADYALEALGKSRIRDVYLLGRRGPLQAAFTNPEVRELGKLAGAHPVTLPHEVEHDEFTVEAIETNKDQTAINKIEILRSYSDPRHHTKDKRLHIRFLVSPVEIIGDAEGRVRALKLAKNELYRAEDGSVRSRPTGEYEELETGLVFRSIGYQGVPLPGVPFHEKWGVIENVKGRVTDPATGGHVTGLYAVGWIKRGPTGVIGTNKQDAGETVECIMEDVVKSAVNEPGAPDAGSVLELVARRQPDYVTYEDWLRIDSIEVERGKAHGKPRVKFTSVEEMLEALKSGKKARKGTDST, from the coding sequence ATGGAGAGCAGCATAGATAAAAAGAGGGTAATTAGGGCGGCGATAATCGGGTCGGGACCCGCGGGGTTCTATACTGCAGAGCACCTTCTCAAGCAGAAGGGCGCCGGGTTCGAGGTGGACATGTTCGACAGGCTGCCTACGCCCCACGGCCTAGTGAGATCGGGGGTGGCTCCCGATCACCAGAAAATAAAGTCCGTCACAAAGGTGTACGACAAGATTGCGTCCGACCCGAGGTTCAGGTTCTTCGGGCTCGTCGAATTCGGAAAACACGTAACGCTCGAGGACTTGAAGGAGCATTACCACGTGGTCGTATTCGCCACGGGGGCGCAGACGGACAGGAAGCTCGGGATACCCGGCGAAGACCTGAAGGGGAACCATACGGCGACGGAGTTCGTCGCATGGTACAACGGACACCCCGATTACAGGCGCCTTACGTTCGACCTCTCCCGGGAGACGGCCGCGATCATAGGCGTGGGGAACGTCGCTATCGACGTAGCGAGGATACTCTGCCGCACGGTCGAGGAGCTCAAGGAAACCGACATCGCCGACTACGCGCTTGAAGCCCTCGGCAAGAGCCGCATACGGGACGTGTATCTCCTCGGCCGGAGGGGCCCTCTCCAGGCCGCGTTCACGAACCCCGAGGTGAGAGAGCTCGGGAAGCTCGCGGGCGCTCACCCGGTGACGCTCCCGCACGAAGTCGAGCACGACGAATTTACGGTCGAGGCGATAGAAACGAATAAGGACCAGACGGCGATCAACAAGATAGAGATACTGAGGTCGTACTCAGACCCGAGGCACCACACGAAGGATAAAAGGCTCCATATCAGGTTCCTCGTCTCCCCGGTCGAGATCATAGGGGATGCCGAGGGCCGCGTACGCGCATTGAAGCTCGCCAAAAACGAGCTCTACAGGGCGGAGGACGGAAGCGTGCGATCCCGCCCCACGGGGGAGTACGAGGAGCTCGAGACGGGTCTCGTATTCAGGTCTATCGGTTACCAGGGCGTGCCGCTTCCGGGCGTCCCTTTCCACGAGAAATGGGGGGTGATTGAGAACGTGAAAGGACGCGTGACCGACCCGGCTACGGGAGGGCACGTAACCGGCCTCTACGCCGTGGGCTGGATAAAGAGAGGGCCTACGGGCGTCATAGGCACCAACAAGCAGGACGCGGGGGAGACTGTCGAGTGCATCATGGAGGACGTCGTGAAGAGCGCCGTGAACGAGCCCGGAGCCCCGGATGCGGGAAGCGTCCTCGAGCTTGTCGCACGCAGGCAGCCCGATTACGTGACCTACGAGGACTGGCTCAGGATAGACAGCATCGAGGTCGAGAGGGGGAAGGCTCACGGGAAGCCCAGGGTGAAGTTCACGAGCGTGGAAGAGATGCTCGAGGCGTTGAAATCAGGGAAAAAGGCACGGAAAGGCACGGATAGCACTTAA
- a CDS encoding CTP synthase, translating into MKTKFIFVTGGVMSSLGKGLAAASIGALLESRGLQVSLQKLDPYINVDPGTMNPFQHGEVYVTDDGAETDLDLGHYQRFTNCNLSKKNNFTTGKVYYSVITKEREGKYLGKTVQVIPHITDEIKSRILDVAGDNDVVIVEVGGTVGDIESLPFLEAVRQLRTDLGRENTLFIHLTYVPYLAAAGELKSKPTQHSVKDLLQIGIQPDILLCRTDRFLPRDIKEKIALFCNIKIEAVITAKDVGSIYEVPLIFHQEKLDQIIVDYLKMWTRKPDISEWEDIAYRFANPKHEVRIGVVGKYISLKDSYKSLHEALSHGGMANDSHVEIKYVDSEDIESEGVDSLLRDVHGVLVPGGFGKRGFEGKIQAVKYARERKVPFFGICLGMQMAVVEFARNVCGIEKANSRECGDDVADPVIDLMEEQRGVSDLGGTMRLGAYPCMLRKDTLAFAAYKSQEISERHRHRYEVNNLYRNRLNENGLVLSGLSPDGNLVEMIELGSHPWFVGCQFHPEFKSTPRKPHPLFRDFIKVAMEYKSSLSAG; encoded by the coding sequence TTGAAGACAAAATTCATATTCGTGACAGGTGGTGTTATGTCGTCCCTCGGGAAAGGACTCGCCGCCGCGTCGATAGGTGCGCTCCTCGAATCGAGAGGGCTCCAGGTCTCTCTCCAGAAGCTCGACCCCTATATCAACGTCGACCCCGGGACTATGAACCCCTTCCAGCACGGGGAGGTCTACGTGACCGACGACGGGGCCGAGACCGACCTCGACCTCGGACACTATCAGCGATTCACGAACTGCAACCTTTCCAAGAAAAATAACTTCACGACCGGCAAGGTCTACTACTCCGTAATAACCAAGGAGAGGGAAGGGAAATACCTGGGCAAGACCGTGCAGGTGATCCCCCATATAACGGACGAGATAAAATCCCGCATTCTGGACGTAGCGGGGGACAACGACGTCGTGATCGTCGAGGTCGGCGGCACTGTTGGGGACATCGAGAGCCTCCCGTTCCTCGAAGCCGTGAGGCAGCTCCGGACCGACCTCGGGAGGGAGAACACTCTCTTCATACACTTGACGTACGTGCCGTATCTCGCTGCCGCGGGCGAGCTCAAGTCGAAGCCCACGCAGCACAGCGTGAAAGACCTCCTCCAGATAGGTATACAGCCCGACATACTGCTGTGCAGGACGGACAGGTTCCTCCCGCGGGACATAAAGGAAAAGATCGCCCTCTTCTGCAATATAAAGATAGAGGCCGTGATAACGGCCAAGGATGTGGGCTCGATATACGAAGTGCCTCTCATATTCCACCAGGAAAAGCTCGACCAGATCATAGTCGATTACCTGAAGATGTGGACACGGAAGCCCGACATATCCGAGTGGGAGGACATAGCGTACAGGTTCGCGAACCCGAAGCACGAGGTCAGGATCGGCGTCGTCGGGAAATACATAAGCCTCAAGGACTCGTACAAGAGCTTGCACGAAGCCCTCTCGCACGGGGGCATGGCCAACGACTCCCACGTGGAGATAAAGTACGTCGATTCCGAGGACATCGAGTCAGAAGGGGTCGATTCGCTGCTCCGCGACGTGCACGGCGTGCTCGTGCCGGGCGGCTTCGGCAAACGGGGCTTCGAGGGGAAGATACAGGCCGTGAAATACGCGAGGGAGAGGAAGGTCCCCTTCTTCGGCATCTGCCTCGGCATGCAGATGGCCGTCGTCGAGTTCGCGAGGAACGTGTGCGGCATCGAAAAGGCCAACTCGCGCGAGTGCGGGGATGACGTGGCCGACCCCGTCATAGACCTCATGGAAGAGCAAAGGGGCGTGAGCGACCTCGGCGGCACCATGAGGCTTGGCGCTTACCCCTGCATGCTCAGGAAAGACACACTCGCCTTCGCCGCGTACAAATCCCAGGAAATATCCGAGAGGCACAGGCACAGGTACGAAGTCAACAACCTGTACCGAAATAGATTGAACGAAAACGGTCTCGTGCTGAGCGGTCTCTCCCCCGACGGGAACCTAGTCGAGATGATAGAGCTCGGTAGCCACCCCTGGTTCGTCGGCTGCCAGTTCCACCCGGAGTTCAAATCCACCCCCCGGAAACCCCACCCATTATTCAGGGACTTCATAAAGGTAGCGATGGAGTACAAGTCCTCTCTCTCGGCCGGATAG
- a CDS encoding glycosyltransferase family 39 protein: MNRQEETGASFFPERGIYRWLLLIAIFAAALGVRLYNAGAPPLDFYPVRQYRAAMLARAFYYESSPQSVSEKVRKEALAAKPKPLEPPITETTASLIYRAVGGEHLIIPRLMSIMFWMIAALLLYRLASEMISPDAGIVSTAFFLFLPLGVVGSRSFQPDPLMIMFFMATVYSIFRYYRSPSGYGLAAACLFSALAILVKPTCIFPILSVFIAMRIPSKNIRNILFGRDLVIFLAASLLPSFIYYGYGIFIAGYLKSQADSSFVPALLTKTFYWKGWYYMVSGAIGRYSVFIALLGLLLVRSGNTRHFLLGLWAGYVLFCLAFPYHIQNHLYYHLILIPIVALSIGIVASYLLGAMSSNRGLWRLGVWLLFIVAVSLCIKNSVGLLSDSGFEAQVRSYKEIGEKVGHSTKTVLFDYHDGDRVMYYGRIYGVLWPTVHQIGDPTVRLKQSDMKVLLDEIISEYSPEYFIVTNVPLFEGQEDLKKTLDSEYPVLAESITPGREHAPLDCEDVRYVIPRVPGGESPDYIIYDLREPKKNTDAPREPE; this comes from the coding sequence ATGAATCGGCAGGAAGAAACCGGAGCATCGTTCTTTCCGGAGCGCGGGATCTACAGGTGGCTCCTGTTGATTGCTATTTTCGCCGCGGCTTTGGGCGTGCGCCTGTATAACGCAGGCGCCCCGCCGCTCGACTTTTACCCGGTACGCCAGTACAGGGCCGCCATGCTCGCGAGGGCCTTCTACTACGAGTCGTCGCCTCAGTCTGTAAGCGAGAAGGTCAGAAAGGAAGCGCTCGCGGCGAAGCCGAAGCCTCTCGAGCCCCCGATAACGGAAACAACGGCGTCCCTGATTTACCGCGCGGTCGGCGGCGAGCACCTTATAATCCCCCGCCTCATGTCGATCATGTTCTGGATGATAGCCGCTCTCCTCCTCTACCGCCTCGCATCCGAAATGATTTCCCCCGACGCGGGGATAGTTTCCACAGCGTTCTTCCTGTTTTTGCCTCTGGGCGTGGTCGGGAGCAGGAGCTTTCAGCCCGACCCGCTGATGATCATGTTTTTCATGGCGACCGTCTACTCGATATTCAGGTATTACAGGTCGCCCTCGGGTTATGGTCTCGCAGCCGCGTGTCTCTTCTCGGCGCTCGCGATATTGGTCAAGCCGACCTGCATTTTTCCTATACTGAGCGTCTTCATCGCCATGAGGATACCTTCAAAAAATATCCGGAACATTCTCTTCGGGCGCGACCTCGTTATATTCCTGGCGGCGAGCCTGCTGCCGTCTTTCATATATTACGGCTACGGTATATTCATCGCGGGCTATCTGAAAAGCCAGGCCGATTCCAGCTTCGTCCCCGCTCTCCTAACGAAGACGTTTTATTGGAAGGGATGGTATTATATGGTGTCGGGCGCGATCGGACGGTATTCTGTTTTTATCGCACTTCTCGGTCTCCTGCTTGTGCGTTCGGGAAATACGAGGCATTTCCTTCTGGGCCTCTGGGCGGGATACGTCCTATTCTGTCTGGCTTTCCCCTATCATATTCAAAACCACCTTTACTACCACCTGATACTGATCCCGATCGTGGCCCTGTCCATCGGGATCGTAGCGTCATACTTATTAGGGGCAATGTCATCGAACAGAGGCTTATGGCGGCTCGGCGTCTGGCTGCTTTTCATAGTCGCGGTCTCGTTGTGCATAAAGAACTCGGTCGGCCTGCTCAGCGATTCGGGTTTCGAAGCCCAGGTGAGATCCTACAAAGAAATAGGGGAAAAAGTAGGCCACAGCACGAAAACGGTCCTGTTCGACTACCATGACGGCGACAGGGTTATGTACTACGGAAGAATTTACGGTGTTCTCTGGCCAACCGTACATCAAATCGGGGATCCCACCGTAAGATTGAAACAATCCGACATGAAAGTGCTCCTGGATGAAATCATATCAGAATACTCGCCCGAATATTTCATCGTCACCAACGTCCCGCTGTTCGAAGGTCAGGAAGATTTGAAGAAGACGCTCGACAGCGAATATCCCGTCCTTGCGGAGTCGATAACTCCCGGAAGAGAGCACGCACCGCTCGACTGTGAAGACGTAAGGTATGTTATACCGAGGGTCCCGGGCGGGGAGAGCCCCGATTACATCATATACGACCTCAGGGAGCCTAAAAAGAATACCGACGCGCCGCGAGAACCGGAGTGA
- a CDS encoding metalloregulator ArsR/SmtB family transcription factor, giving the protein MPNIHAELDRVFHALSDPTRRAVLARLSEGPAPVSELARPFSMSLPSFTQHLGVLEECGLVRSQKKGRVRTYRLMPEPLKEAERWIEKRRVLWEHRLDQLDNYLETLKEKE; this is encoded by the coding sequence ATGCCTAACATTCATGCGGAGCTCGACCGCGTTTTTCATGCCTTGTCCGACCCGACCCGGCGCGCCGTATTGGCACGGCTGAGCGAGGGCCCTGCTCCCGTGAGCGAGCTTGCGCGGCCGTTCAGCATGTCGCTGCCCTCTTTCACGCAGCACCTGGGCGTGCTCGAAGAGTGCGGGCTCGTACGCTCGCAGAAAAAAGGCCGGGTACGCACCTACCGGCTGATGCCGGAGCCTCTTAAAGAGGCGGAACGCTGGATAGAGAAGCGGCGCGTGCTATGGGAGCACCGCCTCGATCAACTGGACAATTACCTCGAAACATTAAAGGAGAAAGAATAA
- a CDS encoding SRPBCC family protein, with protein MANEKYNHNPKLDLVLERIVDVPRELVWKAWTTPEYLMKWFTPAPWQTVECEIDLRPGGIFYTVMRSPEGTDHPNNGCYLEVVENEKLVWTDALEKGYRPSTTPNDCIDSFFTAIIMLEPRGSGTKYTVIALHPDEESRKRHEERGFHDGWGAALDQLVAFVKTL; from the coding sequence ATGGCAAATGAGAAATATAATCATAACCCCAAGCTCGATCTGGTATTGGAGCGTATCGTCGACGTGCCGAGAGAGCTCGTCTGGAAAGCCTGGACGACGCCCGAGTATCTCATGAAGTGGTTTACCCCCGCCCCCTGGCAGACGGTCGAATGCGAGATAGACCTCCGTCCGGGAGGCATCTTTTACACGGTCATGCGCTCGCCCGAGGGGACCGACCACCCGAATAACGGCTGTTACCTCGAAGTCGTCGAGAACGAGAAGCTCGTCTGGACGGACGCGCTCGAGAAGGGTTATCGCCCGTCCACGACCCCTAACGACTGTATCGACAGCTTCTTCACGGCCATCATCATGCTCGAGCCCCGCGGGAGCGGGACGAAATATACGGTCATCGCGCTCCACCCCGACGAAGAAAGCCGCAAGAGGCACGAGGAGAGGGGATTCCATGACGGATGGGGCGCCGCGCTCGACCAGCTGGTCGCCTTCGTGAAGACGTTATAG
- a CDS encoding XTP/dITP diphosphatase, producing the protein MINEIVLATSNKGKIREFAGLLEGVFGRIISLNDLESPPDVAEDGMTFSENAIKKARAIAAYSGLPALADDSGLAVDALGGRPGVYSARYAGEGATDRDNIRKLLTELRGAEDRKARFVCVLALVTPDGKETVAEGSCEGIIIDEPRGKGGFGYDPVFFLPEYGKTMAEISPELKNKISHRARASEALIKLLKEG; encoded by the coding sequence ATGATAAACGAAATAGTCCTGGCCACGTCCAATAAAGGGAAGATAAGGGAGTTTGCGGGGCTCCTCGAAGGCGTCTTCGGGAGAATAATATCCTTGAACGATCTCGAATCCCCGCCCGATGTAGCGGAAGACGGCATGACGTTCAGTGAGAACGCAATAAAAAAAGCCCGCGCGATCGCCGCTTATTCAGGCTTACCCGCGCTCGCCGACGATTCGGGACTCGCGGTGGACGCACTCGGCGGAAGGCCGGGAGTTTATTCCGCAAGGTACGCAGGGGAAGGGGCTACGGACAGGGACAACATCAGAAAACTGCTCACCGAGCTCCGGGGCGCAGAAGACAGGAAGGCGAGGTTCGTCTGCGTCCTCGCCCTGGTCACGCCTGACGGGAAAGAGACCGTCGCCGAGGGCAGCTGCGAGGGGATCATTATCGACGAGCCAAGGGGGAAGGGCGGGTTCGGATACGACCCCGTGTTCTTTTTGCCGGAGTACGGAAAAACGATGGCGGAGATATCGCCCGAATTGAAAAATAAAATAAGCCACAGGGCCCGCGCCTCGGAAGCCCTGATCAAGCTGTTAAAAGAAGGATGA
- a CDS encoding glycosyltransferase family 39 protein codes for MSHDRIGAKSFFPDKGVYLYVLLMVMFSGALAVRLYNVESPPLDFHEVRQYHSFLIARSFYYSSQDSAPEAEKKTALAARPPLLEPFIIEYAASVLYRIFGGESMVIPRLMSIIFWLASAVFLYLLARDLISPDAAVIALSFFLFLPYGVWASRSFQPDPLMVMFLLAALYSVFKYYRQPSPKNLGAASVLSAIAAFVKPVSLFPLFGAFIASRISTGDLRKIVSGRDMVIFAAVSVTPIILYSVYAYFFAGFLKDQVEGRFVPGLYMQNSYWLGWLRLVSIIIGKWPLILSLAGILLVRSGAERAFLLGLWIGYVVFGLVFTMHISTHDYYHLMLIPIVALSLGGAAAVLLERLAPCQGILRLGAWILFTSAIILSLRTSAPLLNDSGFEARIELDKEIGELVSHSDNTIILDGYYGNRLKYHGKLAGKNWPTRNDFESWRMRGKPHDRGKELLAQLITERSPEYFIISDLSQLEGQDELKEALDTGYAVVAETQDYIIYDLKSKSSSPGAE; via the coding sequence ATGTCTCATGACCGAATCGGAGCGAAGTCGTTTTTTCCGGATAAGGGTGTATACCTCTATGTCCTCCTCATGGTCATGTTTTCAGGTGCTTTAGCGGTCAGGCTTTACAACGTCGAATCTCCTCCGCTCGATTTCCACGAAGTGCGCCAGTACCATTCGTTCCTGATAGCCAGGTCGTTCTACTACTCGTCACAGGACTCGGCGCCCGAGGCGGAGAAAAAAACAGCGCTGGCTGCGAGGCCCCCTCTACTCGAGCCGTTCATAATCGAATACGCGGCCTCCGTTCTTTACCGTATATTCGGTGGAGAGTCCATGGTAATCCCGCGGCTGATGAGCATTATATTCTGGCTCGCTTCCGCCGTGTTCCTGTACCTGCTCGCGAGGGACCTCATATCGCCTGACGCGGCGGTAATCGCCTTATCCTTCTTCCTCTTCCTGCCGTACGGAGTGTGGGCCAGCAGGAGCTTTCAGCCTGACCCTCTTATGGTCATGTTTTTGCTGGCCGCTTTGTATTCGGTCTTTAAATATTATCGGCAGCCGTCGCCCAAGAACCTCGGCGCAGCATCCGTACTCAGCGCGATCGCCGCTTTCGTAAAACCCGTGAGTCTTTTCCCGTTATTCGGAGCGTTCATCGCAAGCAGGATTTCGACGGGGGACTTACGGAAGATCGTTTCAGGCAGGGATATGGTTATCTTTGCGGCCGTAAGCGTCACGCCGATTATCCTGTATTCTGTATACGCATATTTCTTTGCAGGCTTCCTCAAGGATCAAGTGGAGGGGAGATTCGTGCCGGGGTTGTATATGCAGAATTCCTACTGGCTCGGCTGGCTCCGCCTGGTCTCGATCATAATAGGGAAATGGCCTTTAATACTCTCTCTGGCGGGTATATTACTCGTACGGTCAGGCGCGGAGAGAGCATTCCTCCTGGGATTGTGGATAGGCTACGTCGTATTCGGTCTGGTTTTCACTATGCATATATCCACGCACGATTATTACCATCTTATGCTAATCCCGATCGTTGCGCTCTCACTGGGCGGAGCGGCGGCTGTGCTCCTGGAACGACTCGCACCGTGTCAAGGTATCTTGCGCCTGGGGGCCTGGATATTATTTACATCTGCGATAATCCTTTCTCTCCGTACATCGGCGCCGCTCTTGAACGATTCGGGGTTCGAGGCGCGGATCGAGCTGGACAAGGAAATCGGCGAGCTTGTAAGCCACAGCGACAATACGATAATTCTCGATGGATATTACGGCAACAGGCTCAAGTATCACGGAAAGCTAGCAGGTAAAAATTGGCCTACGCGTAATGATTTCGAAAGCTGGAGGATGAGGGGAAAGCCTCACGATAGGGGCAAAGAGCTGTTGGCGCAGTTAATAACGGAAAGGTCCCCCGAGTATTTTATAATCAGCGACCTCAGCCAGCTCGAAGGGCAGGATGAGCTGAAGGAAGCGCTCGACACCGGGTACGCCGTGGTCGCCGAAACCCAGGACTATATAATCTACGACCTGAAGAGTAAATCCTCCTCTCCGGGCGCGGAGTAG
- a CDS encoding DUF5329 family protein: protein MHQMLCGIKAKTPNQLLLLMFSLFITLPNTAGADVPASEKPEVEYLLNLVKTSPCGFERNGKMYDGGQAYGHIKKKYEHFREDITSTEGFIEYAATKSLISGKYYFIVCPGREPERTGDWLLRELGKYRESR, encoded by the coding sequence ATGCATCAGATGTTATGCGGTATAAAAGCGAAGACACCGAATCAGCTGCTGTTATTGATGTTCAGTCTATTCATAACGCTCCCGAATACTGCGGGCGCGGACGTACCGGCGTCAGAGAAGCCCGAAGTCGAATACCTTCTAAATCTGGTGAAGACCTCCCCCTGCGGCTTCGAAAGGAACGGCAAGATGTATGACGGCGGGCAGGCTTACGGGCATATCAAGAAGAAATACGAGCACTTCCGGGAAGATATAACGTCGACCGAAGGGTTCATCGAATACGCGGCCACGAAGAGCTTGATCAGCGGCAAATACTACTTCATCGTATGCCCGGGCAGGGAACCCGAGAGGACCGGCGACTGGCTCCTCAGGGAGCTCGGGAAATACAGGGAAAGCCGCTGA
- the rph gene encoding ribonuclease PH, with protein sequence MRPDGREWDELRPVKMTRGIMKYAEGSALIETGETKVLCTATVEDRVPPFLKDTGRGWVTAEYSMLPRSTKERITRDSVRGRIGGRSHEIQRIIGRALRSVIDLDKLGERSITIDCDVLQADGGTRTASITGAFVALSDAALSLIRAGMIEENPIVDFIAAVSVGIIGGKSALDLSYEEDSKAEVDMNVAMTGSGLFVEVQGTAEGKPFSKRNLNALVKLAEKGISELIAKQKEILAE encoded by the coding sequence ATGCGCCCTGACGGAAGAGAGTGGGACGAGCTCCGTCCCGTAAAGATGACGAGAGGGATAATGAAGTACGCCGAGGGCTCAGCCCTGATAGAAACGGGGGAGACGAAGGTCCTCTGCACGGCGACCGTCGAGGACAGGGTCCCGCCGTTCCTCAAGGACACGGGCAGGGGCTGGGTCACGGCCGAGTACTCCATGCTCCCTCGCTCGACGAAGGAGAGGATAACGAGGGACAGCGTGAGGGGGAGGATAGGCGGGAGGTCCCACGAGATTCAGAGGATAATAGGCAGGGCGCTGAGATCGGTGATAGACCTCGACAAGCTCGGCGAGAGGTCTATAACGATTGACTGCGACGTGCTCCAGGCGGATGGCGGGACGAGGACGGCTTCGATCACAGGGGCGTTCGTCGCGCTATCGGACGCGGCGCTCAGCCTAATAAGGGCGGGCATGATAGAGGAGAACCCCATCGTCGATTTCATCGCCGCCGTAAGCGTGGGCATTATAGGCGGCAAGTCCGCGCTCGACCTCAGCTACGAGGAGGACTCGAAGGCGGAGGTCGACATGAATGTGGCCATGACCGGCTCCGGGCTCTTCGTCGAGGTGCAGGGGACAGCCGAAGGGAAGCCGTTCTCGAAAAGAAACCTGAACGCCCTCGTCAAGCTTGCCGAAAAGGGCATATCCGAGCTCATAGCGAAGCAAAAGGAAATCCTCGCCGAATGA
- a CDS encoding RNB domain-containing ribonuclease has product MTRPTFPSQCEVVLFRKRKEPSLGIFVRALGDEYTLFSEEGREVDIHPDKIAFASGLRIEGEFTASEKKHKLRDLRRDLDEKKPGIDLVTIWECYEGGEEEVTFDELAALYFGEKGASVEERLALFWAVDKDDIYFRRGEGGYSPRTREEAGEIIRKKETEEKKKEEREKALYWAKGVLMGSAQAKGALGEVSEYAELLRGYVTYLDKFGRSPEAKSFLSEIGIKDPEGALEFLIKAGAWQEDEDPILKRFSIRDDFPEGVEIESDRIISESLPGEGFEDLTGLDIFSIDDENTEDIDDALSVRETPEGIEVGIHISNVAALVPKWSEADEEAGRRGETIYLPEKRIHMFPLRLVSERLSLIEKTERLSLSLLVTFDEESNIKSQRFTNSVIRVRKNMSYTEGSGFFLNDPLGVRMRETALELRRRRLAAGALIVQLPQLKIRINGEGRIKIEKNLMNSIAHVVVAEMMILMNRMAGRFLRDNRIPGIYRSQPEPVPDDVRALDESDPLYPVRVVRFLRAPRVGLSPEPHMSLGIDVYTQVTSPIRRYPDIIMQRQIVSELLYGETAYSEEEIENIYPRIEVGIRDKKTIERQRERYWLYKHLRTLEGKEIEGIVSSVTDTRASAYLPDYLLETPVALGSDKVPAEGERVKLRIRKVDPLRKILSLTTA; this is encoded by the coding sequence ATGACCCGGCCAACATTCCCGTCGCAATGCGAAGTCGTGCTGTTCAGGAAACGGAAGGAGCCCTCGCTCGGCATATTCGTCCGGGCGCTCGGGGACGAGTACACGCTTTTCTCGGAAGAGGGGAGGGAGGTGGACATACACCCCGACAAGATCGCATTCGCAAGCGGCCTCAGGATCGAAGGCGAATTTACAGCCTCGGAAAAGAAACACAAACTGAGGGACCTGAGAAGAGACCTCGACGAAAAGAAACCGGGCATAGACCTCGTGACGATATGGGAGTGCTATGAAGGCGGAGAAGAAGAGGTGACCTTCGACGAGCTCGCGGCGCTCTATTTCGGGGAAAAAGGGGCCTCGGTAGAGGAAAGGCTCGCACTCTTCTGGGCCGTCGACAAGGACGATATATATTTCAGGAGGGGAGAGGGAGGCTACTCGCCGAGGACGCGGGAAGAAGCCGGGGAGATAATCAGAAAGAAGGAGACCGAAGAGAAAAAGAAAGAGGAGCGGGAAAAGGCCCTTTACTGGGCGAAGGGCGTGCTTATGGGGAGCGCCCAGGCGAAAGGCGCGCTCGGCGAGGTTTCGGAGTACGCGGAGCTCCTACGCGGGTACGTGACTTATCTGGATAAATTCGGCCGGTCTCCTGAAGCCAAATCGTTCCTTTCGGAGATCGGCATAAAGGACCCCGAAGGCGCTCTCGAGTTCCTCATCAAGGCGGGGGCGTGGCAGGAGGACGAAGATCCGATATTAAAAAGGTTCTCGATCAGGGACGATTTCCCGGAAGGGGTCGAGATAGAGAGCGACAGGATAATAAGCGAGAGCCTCCCCGGAGAAGGCTTCGAGGACCTCACCGGACTCGATATATTCTCGATCGACGACGAGAACACGGAAGACATAGACGACGCCCTTTCGGTAAGGGAAACGCCTGAAGGCATCGAGGTCGGCATACACATATCGAACGTCGCCGCGCTCGTACCCAAATGGAGCGAGGCCGACGAAGAGGCCGGGAGGCGGGGGGAGACTATATACCTGCCTGAAAAACGCATACACATGTTCCCGCTCAGGCTCGTCAGCGAAAGGCTGAGTCTTATTGAGAAGACCGAGCGCCTGTCCCTCTCTCTCCTCGTGACGTTCGACGAAGAGAGCAACATAAAAAGCCAGAGGTTCACGAACTCGGTAATACGCGTGAGGAAGAACATGAGCTACACGGAGGGAAGCGGGTTCTTCCTGAACGACCCGCTCGGCGTGAGGATGAGAGAGACGGCGCTCGAGTTGAGAAGGAGAAGGCTCGCGGCGGGAGCCCTCATAGTCCAACTACCGCAGCTCAAGATCAGGATAAACGGCGAGGGGCGGATCAAGATCGAAAAGAACCTGATGAACTCCATAGCCCACGTCGTCGTCGCCGAGATGATGATACTGATGAACAGGATGGCTGGGAGGTTCCTGAGGGATAACAGGATACCCGGCATATACCGCTCGCAGCCGGAGCCCGTGCCCGACGACGTGAGGGCGCTCGACGAATCGGACCCCCTCTACCCCGTGCGCGTCGTGAGGTTCCTGAGGGCCCCGAGGGTCGGGCTCAGCCCCGAGCCCCACATGTCTCTCGGCATAGACGTATATACGCAGGTTACTTCTCCCATAAGGAGATATCCTGACATCATAATGCAGAGACAGATAGTGTCGGAGCTCCTCTACGGGGAGACGGCTTATTCGGAGGAGGAGATCGAAAACATCTATCCCCGCATCGAGGTCGGGATACGGGACAAGAAGACCATAGAGAGGCAGAGGGAGAGGTACTGGCTTTACAAACACCTGAGGACCCTCGAAGGGAAGGAGATCGAGGGCATCGTAAGCTCCGTCACGGACACTAGAGCGAGCGCATACCTGCCCGATTATCTCCTCGAAACCCCGGTGGCTCTCGGCTCGGATAAAGTCCCTGCGGAGGGTGAAAGAGTGAAGCTCCGGATCAGGAAAGTCGACCCACTCAGAAAAATATTGTCTTTAACTACAGCTTGA